One Qipengyuania aurantiaca genomic region harbors:
- the ilvC gene encoding ketol-acid reductoisomerase, which translates to MQVYYDADCDQQLIKDKKVAIVGYGSQGHAHAQNLRDSGVGEVVIALREGSATAKKAEGAGFTVKTVSEAAEWADVLMILAPDEHQAAIYANEVAGKMRPGTALAFAHGLNIHFGLIDPPADVDVIMIAPKGPGHTVRGEYIKGGGVPCLIAVHQESNQSGGNGFAKQLALSYASAVGGGRSGIIETDFKEECETDLFGEQAVLCGGITHLIQAGFETLVEAGYAPEMAYFECLHETKLIVDLLYEGGIANMRYSISNTAEYGDIKTGPRIITEETKAEMGRVLKDIQSGRFVKDFVLDNQAGQPELKASRKAAAAHPIEKTGAQLRAMMPWIGANKLVDKDKN; encoded by the coding sequence ATGCAAGTCTATTACGATGCCGATTGCGACCAGCAGCTGATCAAGGACAAGAAAGTCGCGATCGTCGGCTATGGCAGCCAGGGCCACGCACACGCCCAGAACCTGCGCGACAGCGGGGTCGGCGAGGTCGTCATCGCGCTGCGCGAAGGTTCGGCCACGGCGAAGAAAGCCGAAGGCGCTGGCTTCACCGTGAAGACAGTGTCCGAGGCCGCCGAATGGGCGGACGTGCTGATGATCCTCGCACCCGACGAGCATCAGGCGGCGATCTACGCCAATGAAGTCGCGGGCAAGATGCGCCCCGGCACTGCGCTCGCCTTCGCCCACGGTCTCAACATCCACTTCGGCCTGATCGACCCGCCCGCCGATGTCGATGTCATCATGATTGCGCCCAAGGGTCCGGGTCACACCGTTCGCGGCGAATATATTAAGGGCGGCGGCGTGCCCTGCCTCATCGCGGTCCATCAGGAGTCGAACCAGTCGGGCGGCAACGGCTTCGCCAAGCAGCTCGCGCTTTCCTACGCCAGCGCCGTCGGAGGCGGCCGTTCGGGCATCATCGAAACCGATTTCAAGGAAGAGTGCGAAACCGACCTCTTCGGCGAACAGGCGGTGCTGTGCGGCGGTATCACCCACCTCATCCAGGCCGGGTTCGAAACGCTGGTCGAAGCCGGATACGCGCCCGAAATGGCCTATTTCGAATGCCTCCACGAAACCAAGCTGATCGTCGACCTGCTCTACGAAGGCGGCATCGCCAACATGCGCTATTCGATCTCGAACACCGCGGAATACGGTGACATCAAGACCGGTCCGCGCATCATCACCGAAGAGACCAAGGCGGAAATGGGCCGCGTGCTCAAGGACATCCAGTCGGGCCGCTTCGTGAAGGACTTCGTGCTCGACAACCAGGCGGGCCAGCCCGAACTCAAGGCCAGCCGCAAGGCCGCCGCCGCGCATCCGATCGAAAAGACCGGCGCGCAGCTCCGCGCGATGATGCCGTGGATCGGTGCCAACAAGCTGGTCGACAAGGACAAGAATTAA
- the ilvN gene encoding acetolactate synthase small subunit — MKIAEQSSERHVLNVIVDNEAGILAKISGLFTARGYNIDSLTVADISEDHAISRITVVTRGPEPVIDQIRAQLERLVPVHRVIDLTESGAHVERELALVKVAGKGDARVEALRIAELFRANVVDTTTESFVFELTGSPDKVDSFIALMRELGLVEVGRSGIVGMMRGPSAE; from the coding sequence ATGAAAATCGCCGAGCAATCCTCCGAGCGGCACGTGCTCAATGTCATCGTCGACAACGAGGCGGGTATCCTTGCGAAGATATCCGGCCTTTTCACCGCGCGCGGCTACAATATCGATAGCCTGACCGTGGCGGACATTTCCGAGGACCACGCGATCAGCCGCATCACCGTGGTGACGCGCGGACCCGAGCCGGTCATCGACCAGATCCGCGCCCAGCTCGAACGGCTGGTGCCTGTGCATCGGGTCATCGACCTCACCGAAAGCGGCGCGCATGTCGAGCGCGAGCTGGCGCTGGTGAAGGTGGCCGGAAAAGGGGACGCGCGCGTCGAGGCGCTGCGCATTGCCGAATTGTTCCGCGCCAATGTCGTCGACACCACCACCGAAAGCTTCGTGTTCGAGCTCACCGGCTCGCCCGACAAGGTGGATAGTTTCATCGCCCTGATGCGCGAACTCGGCCTCGTCGAGGTCGGTCGCTCGGGGATCGTAGGAATGATGCGCGGCCCTTCTGCCGAGTAG
- a CDS encoding alpha-hydroxy acid oxidase, with amino-acid sequence MRLSDCHNIDDFRRLAKKQLPWPVFDYIDGAADDELTKARNTSAFEEVDLVPDVLAGVERIDTSCTIMGCRSELPLMLSPTALQRAFHRDGERAVAKAAENFGVWFGISSLATHSIEEIAALTSAPKLFQLYVHKDKGLNASMIERCKAADFDALALTVDTIVSGKRERCLRSGFTTPPRFSASSLWSYATRPRWTLDYVFGPKFRLPNLDGYVSEGSGKAVSIQEYFNTMLDTGMDWDTAARIRQDWGGTLALKGVMSVADARRAVEIGADAIWISNHGGRQLDGSRAPFDQLKEIVDAVGGEIEIILDGGVRRGTHVMKSLAMGATAASGGRLYLYALAAAGQEGVERALTILKEEIERAMRLMGVTSVQQLNRERLRFR; translated from the coding sequence GTGAGGCTCTCCGATTGCCATAACATCGACGATTTCCGCCGCCTCGCGAAGAAGCAGCTGCCCTGGCCGGTGTTCGACTATATCGACGGCGCGGCGGACGACGAGCTGACCAAGGCGCGCAACACCTCCGCCTTCGAAGAGGTCGACCTCGTCCCCGACGTGCTCGCCGGGGTGGAGCGGATCGACACCAGTTGCACCATCATGGGCTGCCGCAGCGAACTGCCGCTCATGCTCAGCCCCACCGCGCTCCAGCGGGCTTTCCACCGCGATGGCGAGCGGGCGGTGGCGAAGGCGGCGGAAAACTTCGGCGTGTGGTTTGGCATATCCAGCCTCGCCACCCATTCGATCGAGGAAATCGCCGCCCTCACCAGCGCGCCCAAGCTGTTCCAGCTCTATGTCCATAAGGACAAGGGGCTCAACGCCAGCATGATCGAGCGTTGCAAGGCCGCCGATTTCGATGCGCTGGCGCTGACTGTGGACACCATCGTATCCGGCAAGCGCGAACGCTGCCTGCGCTCGGGCTTCACCACCCCGCCCCGTTTTTCCGCATCCTCGCTGTGGAGCTACGCCACGCGGCCGCGTTGGACGCTGGATTATGTCTTCGGGCCGAAGTTCCGCCTGCCCAATCTCGACGGCTATGTCAGCGAGGGCAGCGGCAAGGCGGTCAGCATCCAGGAATACTTCAACACCATGCTCGACACCGGCATGGATTGGGACACCGCCGCGCGCATCCGTCAGGACTGGGGCGGGACCCTCGCATTGAAGGGCGTGATGAGCGTTGCCGATGCGCGCCGCGCGGTGGAGATCGGTGCCGACGCGATCTGGATTTCCAACCATGGCGGCCGCCAACTCGACGGCAGCCGCGCGCCTTTCGACCAGCTCAAGGAGATCGTCGATGCGGTCGGCGGCGAAATCGAGATCATCCTCGACGGCGGTGTGCGGCGCGGCACGCATGTCATGAAAAGCCTCGCCATGGGGGCGACGGCGGCCTCGGGCGGACGGCTATACCTCTACGCGCTCGCCGCGGCGGGACAGGAGGGCGTCGAGCGCGCCCTCACCATCCTCAAGGAGGAGATCGAGCGCGCGATGCGGCTCATGGGCGTCACTTCGGTGCAACAATTGAACCGCGAACGGCTGCGCTTTCGATAA
- a CDS encoding DUF4329 domain-containing protein produces the protein MRISAAHPAVYALCAVAFAAIVYAQLTRERAPARERVVSTSALTDYARATLAEIQPRSIANNQEYCGVIFEDEEGNLQTSKIYAGERAACALDWGVPLGYHVVASFHSHGGFDTQYASEIPSSLDLATDIDARIDGFVGTPGGRIWHNRWQDEATELACGEACLPVDPRYEAFKRSSGQRFNIARRYSMDELNSLFGVEGA, from the coding sequence ATGAGAATTTCCGCCGCGCACCCTGCCGTCTATGCCCTGTGCGCGGTGGCTTTTGCTGCCATCGTCTACGCGCAGCTGACCCGCGAGCGCGCGCCGGCCCGCGAACGGGTGGTGAGCACCAGCGCCCTTACCGATTACGCCCGCGCAACGCTCGCCGAAATCCAGCCGCGCTCGATTGCCAACAACCAGGAATATTGCGGCGTCATTTTCGAAGACGAGGAGGGCAATCTCCAGACCTCGAAAATCTATGCCGGCGAACGGGCGGCCTGCGCGCTCGATTGGGGTGTACCGCTGGGCTATCACGTGGTGGCGAGCTTCCATTCGCATGGCGGCTTCGACACGCAATACGCCTCGGAAATTCCCTCCAGCCTCGATCTTGCGACCGATATCGACGCGCGGATCGATGGCTTCGTCGGCACGCCGGGCGGGCGCATCTGGCACAACCGCTGGCAGGATGAGGCGACCGAACTGGCCTGCGGCGAGGCCTGCCTGCCGGTCGACCCGCGCTACGAGGCCTTCAAGCGCAGCAGCGGCCAGCGCTTCAACATCGCCCGGCGCTATTCGATGGACGAGCTCAACAGCCTGTTCGGGGTCGAAGGCGCGTGA
- a CDS encoding DUF6151 family protein, whose translation MSETLKLSCACGEVKASVEKATKDEGDFVYCHCEDCQSVPKYLGKENRILEANGGTALYQSRCARLSFQHGKDKLAGLHMTDKPTLRWYASCCNTPMFNTYANGKLPYTTVLLANADAEGRAALGEPMGHLHLADAPGDTTGLQPLSMNALLRSFFKRLVKDIFSGDRRRNPLFDPKTLEPISEPHRLTETERQALQSA comes from the coding sequence GTGTCGGAAACATTGAAACTGTCCTGCGCTTGCGGAGAGGTGAAGGCCAGCGTTGAAAAGGCGACGAAGGACGAAGGTGACTTCGTTTACTGCCATTGCGAGGATTGCCAATCCGTACCCAAGTACCTCGGCAAAGAGAATCGCATTCTCGAGGCCAATGGGGGTACGGCCCTGTACCAGTCGCGCTGCGCCCGCCTTTCCTTCCAGCACGGCAAGGACAAGCTCGCCGGTCTTCACATGACCGACAAGCCGACGCTGCGCTGGTACGCCAGCTGCTGCAACACGCCGATGTTCAACACATACGCCAACGGCAAGCTGCCCTACACCACCGTGCTGTTGGCCAACGCCGATGCGGAAGGACGCGCGGCTCTGGGCGAGCCGATGGGGCATCTCCACCTCGCCGATGCGCCGGGAGATACGACCGGCCTTCAGCCGCTGTCGATGAATGCGCTCCTGCGCAGCTTCTTCAAGCGGCTGGTGAAAGACATCTTTTCCGGTGACCGTCGGCGCAATCCGTTGTTCGATCCCAAGACGCTGGAGCCGATCAGCGAACCGCACCGTCTGACGGAAACCGAACGGCAGGCCTTGCAAAGCGCGTAG